One genomic region from Artemia franciscana chromosome 17, ASM3288406v1, whole genome shotgun sequence encodes:
- the LOC136037837 gene encoding uncharacterized protein LOC136037837 isoform X2, whose product MDLQQILKMADPITVSEDSFIKNEVEDVSPVDSEKLFHFPNHLLSPRREDVPLFNLPSISGPCKFEYDTQESKCSNNEDVEDDLPRDSEKPFNYSNHLLSPKPEDVPSLNLSGLSGPCKFEYNTQESKCSNNEEVEDDLPRDSEKPFNYSNHLLSPKPEDVPSLNLSGLSGPCKFEYNTQESKCSNNEEFEDDLPRESEKPFNYSNYLLSPKPEDVPSLNLSGLSGPCKFEYDTQESKCSNNEGVIVSIQWS is encoded by the exons ATGGACTTGCAACAAATTCTGAAAATGGCTGATCCCATCACAGTTTCTGAGGATTCTTTCATCAAGAATG aagtTGAAGATGTTTCACCAGTTGACAGCGAGAAGctctttcattttccaaatcatctttTGTCACCAAGACGTGAAGATGTTCCTTTGTTCAATTTACCTAGCATATCAGGACCATGTAAATTTGAATACGACACCCAGGAATCCAAATGTTCTAACAATGAAG atgtTGAAGATGATTTACCACGTGACAGCGAGAAGCCCTTTAATTATTCAAACCATCTTTTGTCACCAAAACCTGAAGATGTTCCTTCGCTTAATTTATCTGGCCTTTCAGGACCATGTAAATTTGAATACAACACCCAGGAATCCAAATGTTCTAACAATGAAG aagtTGAAGATGATTTACCACGTGACAGCGAGAAGCCCTTTAATTATTCAAACCATCTTTTGTCACCAAAACCTGAAGATGTTCCTTCGCTTAATTTATCTGGCCTTTCAGGACCATGTAAATTTGAATACAACACCCAGGAATCCAAATGTTCTAACAATGAAG aatttGAAGATGATTTACCACGTGAGAGCGAGAAGCCCTTTAATTATTCAAACTATCTTTTGTCACCAAAACCTGAAGATGTTCCTTCGCTTAATTTATCTGGCCTTTCAGGACCATGTAAATTTGAATACGACACCCAGGAATCCAAATGTTCTAACAATGAAG gggtgatcgtatcgatccaatGGTCATAG
- the LOC136037837 gene encoding uncharacterized protein LOC136037837 isoform X1 has translation MDLQQILKMADPITVSEDSFIKNEVEDVSPVDSEKLFHFPNHLLSPRREDVPLFNLPSISGPCKFEYDTQESKCSNNEDVEDDLPRDSEKPFNYSNHLLSPKPEDVPSLNLSGLSGPCKFEYNTQESKCSNNEEVEDDLPRDSEKPFNYSNHLLSPKPEDVPSLNLSGLSGPCKFEYNTQESKCSNNEEFEDDLPRESEKPFNYSNYLLSPKPEDVPSLNLSGLSGPCKFEYDTQESKCSNNEGSVLGQHFLLFWMEKSCG, from the exons ATGGACTTGCAACAAATTCTGAAAATGGCTGATCCCATCACAGTTTCTGAGGATTCTTTCATCAAGAATG aagtTGAAGATGTTTCACCAGTTGACAGCGAGAAGctctttcattttccaaatcatctttTGTCACCAAGACGTGAAGATGTTCCTTTGTTCAATTTACCTAGCATATCAGGACCATGTAAATTTGAATACGACACCCAGGAATCCAAATGTTCTAACAATGAAG atgtTGAAGATGATTTACCACGTGACAGCGAGAAGCCCTTTAATTATTCAAACCATCTTTTGTCACCAAAACCTGAAGATGTTCCTTCGCTTAATTTATCTGGCCTTTCAGGACCATGTAAATTTGAATACAACACCCAGGAATCCAAATGTTCTAACAATGAAG aagtTGAAGATGATTTACCACGTGACAGCGAGAAGCCCTTTAATTATTCAAACCATCTTTTGTCACCAAAACCTGAAGATGTTCCTTCGCTTAATTTATCTGGCCTTTCAGGACCATGTAAATTTGAATACAACACCCAGGAATCCAAATGTTCTAACAATGAAG aatttGAAGATGATTTACCACGTGAGAGCGAGAAGCCCTTTAATTATTCAAACTATCTTTTGTCACCAAAACCTGAAGATGTTCCTTCGCTTAATTTATCTGGCCTTTCAGGACCATGTAAATTTGAATACGACACCCAGGAATCCAAATGTTCTAACAATGAAG GCTCAGTTCTTGGACAgcattttttgctcttttggaTGGAGAAGAGTTGCGGCTGA